From one Pseudomonadota bacterium genomic stretch:
- a CDS encoding chemotaxis protein CheW, whose amino-acid sequence MIDSGRCDVTAEELNKQIRAETSRGGKYLTFTLGNEEYGVGILKVREIIGILDITEIPRMPDYVKGVINLRGKVSPVIDLRLKFAMPRADYTSRTCIILMEIDKEETTALMGIIVDSVSEVMNVNAHDIEDTPEVRGANTDYILGIAKKDKKVIMLLDIDKALNDDEIVALEAVA is encoded by the coding sequence ATGATTGACTCAGGGAGGTGCGATGTGACGGCGGAAGAGTTAAACAAGCAGATCAGAGCGGAAACCAGCAGAGGCGGGAAATATCTCACCTTTACCCTGGGCAATGAAGAATACGGAGTCGGGATTCTGAAGGTCCGGGAAATCATCGGGATCCTCGATATCACCGAGATCCCCCGGATGCCGGATTACGTCAAAGGGGTGATCAACCTGCGGGGAAAGGTGAGCCCGGTGATCGATCTGCGGCTCAAGTTTGCGATGCCCCGGGCCGACTACACTTCACGGACCTGCATTATCCTGATGGAAATCGACAAGGAAGAGACCACCGCCCTGATGGGGATTATTGTTGATTCCGTATCGGAAGTTATGAATGTGAACGCGCATGATATCGAGGATACTCCTGAAGTAAGGGGAGCCAACACCGACTATATCCTGGGGATTGCCAAGAAGGACAAGAAGGTGATCATGCTCCTCGATATCGACAAGGCGTTGAACGATGATGAGATCGTCGCGCTGGAGGCGGTGGCCTGA
- a CDS encoding cold shock domain-containing protein, protein MLEGKVKWFNESKGFGFIEQAQGNDVFVHYTAIKTEGFKTLAEGEEVTFEIVDGPKGPAAANVQKKK, encoded by the coding sequence ATGTTAGAAGGTAAAGTCAAGTGGTTCAATGAGTCAAAGGGTTTTGGTTTCATCGAGCAGGCTCAGGGTAATGATGTGTTCGTTCATTACACTGCAATCAAGACAGAAGGTTTCAAGACTCTGGCTGAAGGAGAAGAAGTCACTTTCGAGATCGTCGATGGTCCTAAAGGCCCGGCTGCTGCCAATGTGCAGAAGAAGAAATAA
- the mtnP gene encoding S-methyl-5'-thioadenosine phosphorylase, which translates to MIRIGIIGGSGLDNPDILKGTREVRVDTPYGPPSSPLTCGTIENIEVAILARHGRDHSIYPSGVNFRANISALKEYGCTHILAATAVGSLRQDIAPGHLVFPDQFIDHTRKRETTFFDRGPVVHTPMAEPFCPELRALLAESAASLGIPHHTGKTVITIEGPRFSTKAESHMFRSWRADVINMSTVPEVNLAREMKIHYASTAMSTDYDCWHEDEEPVTWEMILDTMKNNADSVIRLFLDVIPRIRKYNDVCVK; encoded by the coding sequence ATGATCAGGATTGGAATTATCGGCGGTTCGGGACTCGACAACCCGGATATACTGAAAGGCACCAGAGAAGTGCGTGTGGACACCCCGTACGGCCCGCCATCCTCTCCGCTGACCTGTGGAACCATAGAAAATATTGAGGTTGCCATTCTCGCCAGGCACGGCCGGGACCATTCAATATACCCGTCCGGCGTGAACTTCCGGGCCAACATCTCTGCCTTGAAGGAATATGGCTGCACCCACATCCTTGCCGCAACCGCAGTCGGTTCCCTGCGTCAGGATATCGCACCGGGACATCTGGTTTTTCCGGACCAGTTCATCGACCACACCCGTAAACGGGAAACGACTTTTTTTGATCGGGGTCCGGTTGTCCATACCCCGATGGCGGAACCGTTCTGCCCTGAACTGCGCGCCCTGCTCGCCGAATCGGCCGCATCTCTTGGCATCCCCCACCACACCGGGAAAACCGTAATCACCATCGAAGGGCCGAGATTTTCGACAAAAGCCGAGAGCCATATGTTCAGGAGCTGGCGCGCGGATGTCATCAATATGAGTACCGTACCGGAAGTGAACCTGGCCCGCGAGATGAAGATCCATTACGCCTCGACCGCCATGTCGACCGATTATGACTGCTGGCACGAGGATGAGGAACCGGTCACCTGGGAAATGATCCTCGATACCATGAAAAACAATGCCGACAGTGTAATCAGGCTCTTTCTGGACGTTATCCCCAGGATCAGAAAATATAACGATGTTTGCGTGAAATAA
- a CDS encoding adenine phosphoribosyltransferase: MPIKSKIRTVPNYPKKGIMFRDITTLIKDPVGFRLVIDNLTQRYLSTEIKYDIIAGIEARGFIMGGALSYTLGKGFVPIRKKGKLPAEVESQEYALEYGTDIIEIHKDAFVKGARILLVDDLLATGGTALAAAALIEKLGGTVAEMSFIVNLPDVGGQKKLEEKGYKIFSLTEFEGD; the protein is encoded by the coding sequence ATGCCGATCAAATCAAAGATTCGAACCGTTCCGAACTATCCCAAGAAAGGGATCATGTTTCGTGATATCACCACTCTGATCAAGGATCCGGTAGGCTTCAGGCTGGTGATCGACAACCTGACCCAGAGATATCTTTCAACCGAAATCAAGTATGACATTATTGCCGGGATCGAAGCCCGCGGATTCATCATGGGCGGCGCCCTTTCCTACACTCTCGGTAAGGGCTTTGTCCCGATCAGAAAAAAGGGCAAACTGCCTGCCGAAGTCGAATCCCAGGAATATGCCCTCGAATACGGCACCGACATTATCGAGATCCACAAGGACGCATTCGTGAAAGGCGCCCGCATTCTGCTGGTTGACGATCTTCTTGCCACCGGCGGCACCGCATTGGCGGCCGCGGCCCTGATCGAAAAACTCGGCGGGACCGTGGCTGAAATGTCTTTCATCGTCAACCTGCCGGACGTGGGCGGCCAGAAAAAACTCGAAGAAAAGGGATACAAGATCTTTTCTCTGACGGAATTTGAAGGGGATTGA
- a CDS encoding helix-turn-helix domain-containing protein, translating into MKKRERCIDFFDVLELPPDSTFPEVKKAYLLLKEIYSTESIVTMSVEEEFSEEQKQEILDEIEEAYHALTVMFNQEQETTVEDVSKLVAEIHEFDGAALKMVREKLRFSLDDVAMSTRVQQKHLLNIENNNYPALPVAVYTRGFVMNYAKFLSLDPEVVAQSYLEKFKKWSEENGS; encoded by the coding sequence ATGAAGAAAAGAGAACGCTGCATAGATTTTTTTGATGTGCTGGAACTGCCGCCGGATTCCACCTTCCCCGAGGTGAAGAAAGCTTATCTGCTCCTGAAGGAGATCTATTCAACCGAGTCCATCGTCACCATGTCGGTTGAAGAGGAGTTCTCGGAAGAGCAGAAACAGGAGATTCTTGACGAGATTGAAGAGGCTTACCATGCCCTGACGGTCATGTTCAACCAGGAACAGGAAACAACGGTCGAAGATGTGAGCAAGCTGGTCGCCGAAATTCACGAGTTCGACGGCGCCGCGTTGAAAATGGTCCGGGAAAAGCTCCGTTTCTCTCTGGATGATGTCGCCATGTCGACCAGGGTCCAGCAGAAGCACCTGCTCAACATCGAAAACAACAATTACCCGGCCCTGCCGGTGGCGGTATACACCAGAGGTTTTGTGATGAACTACGCCAAATTCCTCTCCCTCGATCCGGAGGTTGTGGCGCAAAGCTATCTTGAAAAGTTCAAGAAATGGAGCGAGGAGAACGGCTCATAA
- a CDS encoding P-loop NTPase, translating into MNGSNNCKIWAIGGGKGGVGKSFVLSSIGMNLAKEGRVVMIDADLGGANLHNFLGIHRPKATLSDFFENKTPLEELISETGVENLGLLSGVIGSLGAEGIKYAQKKKLFAHIKQIKADHILIDLGAGAHHNTIDTFLLADKMVLVIVPEIISIENMYNFLRNVFFRRLGVVLSDYGYRDLVVTLWKDRKELGINNFRELVDYLKSTSDEVRDVVTREVADFKVHLILNKARTNKDIMIGNSVKSICRKFFGINALYSGYVEYDELVSRSINQRQTYMTAYPDSRCARELERLTRNLLAGRQVKIIK; encoded by the coding sequence ATGAACGGTTCAAACAACTGTAAGATCTGGGCCATCGGCGGCGGCAAGGGCGGTGTGGGCAAGAGCTTTGTCCTCTCCAGCATCGGGATGAATCTTGCCAAGGAGGGTCGGGTGGTCATGATCGATGCCGACCTTGGCGGTGCGAACCTCCATAACTTTCTCGGCATCCATCGTCCGAAAGCGACCCTGTCTGATTTTTTTGAGAATAAAACCCCGCTCGAAGAACTGATCAGCGAGACCGGGGTCGAAAATCTCGGCCTCCTCTCCGGGGTGATCGGCTCCCTCGGCGCGGAGGGCATCAAGTACGCCCAGAAGAAAAAACTGTTCGCCCACATCAAGCAGATCAAGGCGGATCATATCCTGATCGACCTCGGCGCCGGGGCGCATCACAACACAATCGACACCTTTCTCCTCGCCGACAAGATGGTCCTGGTCATCGTTCCCGAAATCATCTCCATTGAGAATATGTATAATTTTCTCCGCAACGTTTTTTTCAGACGGCTCGGGGTAGTCCTGTCCGACTATGGGTACCGGGACCTCGTGGTCACCCTGTGGAAGGACCGGAAGGAGCTCGGGATCAATAATTTCCGGGAGCTGGTCGACTATCTGAAAAGCACTTCCGATGAGGTCAGGGATGTCGTCACCCGGGAAGTGGCTGATTTCAAGGTCCATCTGATTTTAAACAAGGCCAGAACCAACAAGGACATCATGATCGGTAATTCGGTCAAGAGTATCTGCAGGAAGTTTTTCGGGATCAATGCCCTGTATTCAGGCTACGTGGAATACGACGAGCTTGTGTCCCGTTCGATCAACCAGAGACAGACCTACATGACCGCCTATCCGGATTCGAGGTGTGCCCGTGAACTGGAAAGGCTCACCAGAAACCTTCTGGCCGGTCGGCAGGTCAAGATCATCAAATGA
- a CDS encoding outer membrane lipoprotein-sorting protein, producing the protein MLLCISTPLSNANEQPDIDEIIDKIDRLFRSESSRTRFEMRIETPDWQRTLQMEGWSEGLDKAFIRILSPKKETGTATLRIENEMWNYFPKINKVMKVPPSMMMGSWMGSDFTNDDIVKESSMRDDYTASLIKPQDAESGFYYAEFIPREDSPIVWGRIVAKVRKEDYIPVREEFYDEKGTLMRIMVLKEIKSLGGKTIPAVMELIPLNKKGHRTIVTYTDATFDLELPKDIFTLRNLQQRR; encoded by the coding sequence ATGCTCCTCTGTATCTCTACTCCTCTCTCAAACGCGAACGAGCAGCCCGACATCGACGAGATCATCGACAAAATCGACCGGCTTTTCCGGAGCGAATCGAGTCGGACCAGGTTCGAGATGCGCATCGAAACCCCGGACTGGCAGCGCACTCTCCAGATGGAAGGGTGGTCCGAGGGACTCGACAAGGCTTTCATCCGGATCTTGAGCCCCAAGAAAGAGACCGGAACCGCCACCTTGCGCATCGAAAACGAGATGTGGAATTACTTCCCCAAGATCAATAAAGTCATGAAAGTTCCGCCCTCGATGATGATGGGCTCCTGGATGGGCTCCGACTTCACCAACGATGATATTGTCAAGGAGAGTTCCATGCGGGACGACTACACCGCCTCTCTCATAAAACCACAAGACGCCGAGAGCGGCTTTTATTACGCCGAATTCATCCCCCGGGAGGATTCGCCGATTGTCTGGGGCCGCATCGTCGCCAAGGTCCGTAAGGAAGACTACATTCCGGTCAGGGAAGAGTTCTATGACGAGAAGGGCACCCTTATGCGAATCATGGTGCTCAAGGAAATAAAATCCCTCGGTGGGAAGACGATCCCGGCGGTCATGGAACTGATCCCGCTGAACAAGAAGGGACACCGGACGATCGTCACCTATACCGATGCCACCTTTGACCTGGAACTGCCGAAAGATATCTTCACCCTGCGTAATCTTCAGCAAAGGAGATGA
- a CDS encoding FtsX-like permease family protein, translating into MLLKIAFRNIFRHKRRSILTGMMMAGAFVLFSLSFGFVDGGYDMIIDMFTRDRTGHVQVHVKGYLDKHSLYKKINDVESVGAIIGNAAEVLAWAPRIYGPALAFAGRKTTALNLMGIDPDREPLVTRLREKVSEGSFVSDDPLAYEIILPAKTARILKIGLGDEVALISQAADGSPATELFTVVGLVEDKNSSYGDMTAFTHIDTARDFFVLGKTAHEITVLLSNHWQSREAASLINLALAGSDLEASPWEVVEAQFYKAMQADLKGNWITLTVLTVIVAVGVLNTILMVILERTREYGVLKAIGTRPSQVFMLIVLETLILAGFSILAGAIGGIAANGYFAEYGITYPEPIEWGGMTIQYMKARITLRTLWIPSLVIFATALLVSIWPAIRAARIVPVKALREG; encoded by the coding sequence TTGCTCTTGAAGATCGCCTTCCGCAACATTTTCCGTCATAAAAGACGCTCCATTCTCACCGGCATGATGATGGCCGGCGCCTTTGTGCTCTTCTCCCTCTCCTTCGGTTTCGTGGACGGCGGGTATGACATGATCATCGACATGTTCACCCGCGACCGCACCGGCCATGTCCAGGTCCATGTCAAAGGCTACCTTGACAAACACTCCCTGTACAAGAAGATCAATGATGTGGAGAGCGTCGGGGCAATTATCGGCAACGCGGCAGAGGTTCTGGCCTGGGCGCCGAGGATTTATGGCCCCGCCCTCGCCTTTGCCGGGCGGAAGACCACCGCTCTGAACCTGATGGGCATCGACCCTGATCGTGAACCGCTGGTGACCCGTTTGCGGGAAAAGGTCAGTGAAGGGAGTTTTGTATCAGACGATCCACTGGCCTACGAAATCATCCTGCCCGCGAAAACCGCCCGTATCCTGAAAATCGGCCTGGGAGACGAAGTGGCCCTGATCAGTCAGGCGGCCGACGGCTCACCGGCCACGGAACTTTTCACCGTCGTCGGACTGGTTGAGGACAAAAACAGCTCTTACGGCGACATGACCGCGTTCACCCATATCGATACGGCAAGGGACTTTTTTGTCCTCGGAAAGACCGCCCATGAAATAACGGTGCTTCTTTCAAACCACTGGCAGTCCAGGGAAGCGGCCTCCCTGATCAACCTGGCCCTTGCCGGGAGCGATCTGGAGGCCTCGCCCTGGGAGGTGGTTGAGGCGCAGTTCTACAAGGCGATGCAGGCCGACCTGAAGGGCAACTGGATCACCCTCACCGTGCTGACCGTAATTGTGGCGGTGGGAGTCCTGAACACCATCCTGATGGTCATCCTTGAGAGGACACGCGAGTACGGGGTGCTGAAAGCCATCGGCACCAGGCCTTCCCAGGTCTTCATGCTGATCGTTCTCGAAACCCTGATCCTGGCAGGGTTCAGCATTCTGGCCGGCGCCATCGGCGGTATTGCCGCCAACGGTTACTTCGCCGAGTATGGCATCACCTATCCGGAACCCATCGAATGGGGCGGGATGACCATTCAGTATATGAAGGCGCGCATTACCCTGCGAACCCTCTGGATCCCCTCGCTGGTGATCTTTGCCACCGCGCTTCTGGTCAGCATCTGGCCGGCCATCAGAGCCGCCAGGATCGTGCCGGTCAAAGCGCTGCGGGAAGGTTAG
- a CDS encoding ABC transporter permease: protein MGMLLKLAWRNMFRNKRRTFLSGLAVGMGLASMIFVFGVYDGMLKSMIRTATDSFLGEGQIHALGFRDTNEVELTIKDFQGVMQSLEMEEVIERFTPRTITIGMLTSPSDVATALVYGIDPVSEPPLSRLDEAMREGKYLQNDDLRGILVGSKAAENLEIGIGDRVVLTAARAGTGELAQELFRVRGIFHYDIKEADSGMMYIHIDKAREMLGIGPTAHEIALKFTDIELAGDRSLPFWTRCTTGGNEALGWNDIVPQLDSVVAMTDIGAFIIGILVFCIVALTIMNTLFMSLYERMYEFGVLRAIGTRPLSMAGLILFEALLLGVVSSIIGAALGLLLTGYFNIYGIDYRGIEFASVTFTELLYPTIIPRHYLTVPLLILGFAGIAALYPAWFAARLKPAETMRRSL from the coding sequence ATGGGTATGCTGCTCAAACTCGCCTGGCGCAATATGTTCCGCAACAAACGGCGCACCTTTCTCTCCGGCCTTGCCGTAGGAATGGGACTGGCCTCGATGATCTTCGTTTTCGGCGTTTATGACGGCATGCTCAAAAGCATGATCAGGACCGCCACCGACAGTTTTCTCGGCGAGGGACAGATCCACGCCCTTGGCTTCAGGGACACCAATGAGGTGGAGCTTACAATCAAAGACTTTCAAGGGGTCATGCAATCCCTTGAAATGGAAGAGGTGATCGAGCGCTTCACCCCCAGAACCATCACCATCGGGATGCTGACTTCTCCATCCGATGTTGCCACCGCGCTGGTCTACGGGATAGATCCGGTCAGTGAACCTCCGCTGTCCAGGCTCGACGAGGCCATGCGCGAAGGAAAATACCTGCAGAACGATGACCTGCGCGGCATCCTCGTCGGCTCAAAGGCGGCCGAGAATCTTGAAATCGGGATCGGCGACCGGGTGGTCCTGACCGCCGCCCGGGCCGGGACCGGCGAACTCGCCCAGGAACTCTTCAGGGTCAGGGGGATCTTCCATTACGACATCAAGGAAGCGGACTCGGGAATGATGTACATCCACATCGACAAGGCACGAGAGATGCTCGGGATCGGCCCGACCGCCCATGAAATAGCCCTCAAATTTACCGACATCGAACTTGCCGGCGACCGCAGCCTGCCCTTCTGGACGAGGTGCACAACAGGAGGAAACGAGGCCCTTGGCTGGAACGATATCGTGCCACAGCTCGACAGCGTGGTGGCGATGACCGACATCGGGGCGTTCATCATCGGCATTCTCGTTTTCTGCATCGTGGCGCTTACGATCATGAACACCCTCTTCATGTCGCTCTACGAGCGGATGTACGAATTCGGCGTTTTAAGGGCGATCGGCACCAGACCGCTGTCCATGGCCGGGCTCATCCTCTTTGAAGCGCTGCTCCTGGGGGTGGTCAGTTCCATCATCGGTGCTGCGCTGGGGCTACTGCTGACCGGCTATTTCAACATCTACGGCATCGACTACCGGGGCATCGAGTTCGCGAGCGTCACCTTTACCGAACTCCTCTATCCCACAATCATTCCCAGGCATTACCTTACTGTGCCCTTGCTTATCCTGGGCTTTGCCGGTATCGCGGCACTCTATCCGGCCTGGTTCGCAGCGCGGCTCAAACCGGCCGAAACCATGAGAAGAAGCCTGTAG
- a CDS encoding ABC transporter ATP-binding protein has translation MAEDVIRIENVWRTYKTGDVEVHALNDVTLSIEKGEFTALAGPSGSGKTTLLNIMSGLDLPSTGTAILAGKPITMMSGGELSDFRRDHIGFIFQSYNLIPVLSARENIEYVMLLQGVGDAERKQRVAAILEEVGLGGMEKRYPSQLSGGQQQRVAIARAMVSRPDIILADEPTANLDSVTGRELLDMMLELNRKSGMTFVFSTHEAMVMEHARRLITLTDGAISSDERR, from the coding sequence ATGGCGGAAGATGTCATCAGAATCGAAAACGTCTGGCGCACCTACAAGACCGGGGACGTGGAAGTCCATGCCCTGAACGATGTGACGCTCTCCATCGAAAAAGGCGAGTTCACCGCCCTTGCCGGCCCTTCCGGCTCCGGCAAGACGACTCTTCTGAATATCATGAGCGGCCTTGATCTTCCCTCCACGGGCACCGCGATCCTCGCCGGCAAGCCGATTACCATGATGAGCGGCGGCGAGCTTTCCGACTTCAGACGCGACCATATCGGCTTCATTTTTCAATCCTATAACCTGATCCCGGTCCTTTCGGCGCGGGAGAACATCGAATATGTGATGCTGCTTCAGGGAGTAGGCGACGCGGAGAGAAAACAGCGGGTGGCCGCGATCCTTGAGGAAGTGGGGCTCGGAGGAATGGAGAAACGCTACCCCTCCCAACTCTCCGGAGGCCAGCAGCAGCGGGTGGCCATAGCCAGGGCAATGGTCTCCAGGCCGGACATCATCCTCGCCGACGAACCCACGGCAAACCTCGACTCGGTCACCGGCCGCGAGCTGCTGGACATGATGCTCGAACTGAACCGGAAAAGCGGGATGACCTTCGTCTTCTCCACCCATGAGGCGATGGTCATGGAGCACGCACGGAGGCTCATCACCCTGACCGACGGCGCCATCAGCAGCGACGAAAGAAGATGA
- a CDS encoding DUF4118 domain-containing protein gives MMKTNGSNHLFVNFLNQFRPPWTWCALSMFFLLLDYLSGPHILFPVTFILPVGLAAWFGSRNWALSLAILLPILRFQFIFVWDTPLNSTMVNIANVAIRIIVLTLFALLLSKVAAQARELRQRVDQLEKFLPICSFCKKIRDQDDVWHPVESYISKRTQTRFSHSFCPECAKEHYPEYFKE, from the coding sequence ATGATGAAAACAAATGGTTCGAATCATCTTTTCGTGAATTTTCTCAATCAGTTTCGCCCTCCGTGGACCTGGTGTGCCTTATCGATGTTTTTTCTCCTGTTGGACTACCTTTCCGGGCCCCATATTCTGTTTCCGGTGACGTTCATTCTGCCGGTGGGACTTGCCGCCTGGTTCGGGAGCCGGAACTGGGCCCTGTCTTTGGCGATCCTGTTACCGATTCTGCGATTTCAATTTATTTTTGTCTGGGACACCCCGCTGAATTCGACGATGGTGAACATCGCCAATGTGGCTATCCGCATCATCGTGCTGACCTTGTTCGCCCTGCTGCTCAGTAAGGTTGCTGCGCAAGCAAGAGAGTTGCGGCAGAGGGTTGATCAGCTGGAAAAGTTTCTGCCGATCTGCTCGTTCTGTAAAAAAATCCGGGATCAGGATGATGTCTGGCACCCGGTGGAAAGTTATATTTCCAAACGGACCCAGACCCGGTTCAGTCACAGTTTCTGCCCCGAATGCGCGAAGGAGCATTATCCTGAATATTTCAAAGAGTGA
- a CDS encoding NapC/NirT family cytochrome c: MAADEINKPETFKEYDRGPWSFIIRGMWRSPLGLMGVTLTTVSITLMVIGLIFDILGLIENPYANIFTYMILPGGMITGLVLIPVAGFLRRRQWHKFGIPREHLHLDLSDHKHRKFMIIFIVLTVINVCVLGIIGYEGYHFTDSPYFCGVVCHQVMAPEYTAYQRSAHSNVACVECHIGSGAQWFVRAKLSGLRQVVAVLTDSYSRPIPAPVEHLRPARDTCEACHWPEKFHGKKVKSFKHFTNSNQTRPEVNEIALHIGGRNPESDVFEGIHWHVSNAVEVQYLAADERRTQIAKVKVKRPDGTQDEFTKASIELPEGSEAKWRIMDCIDCHNRPTHVYDMPDQVVDFGLLSKKINPAINGIREDSIAAITTEYTTRDEAKEKIGSLLMEMQFKRNGDAVEQYREDIKKAGLYLTQKYLDNVWPETKVNWGTYQGHLGHQYADDGFGCFRCHDEEHENNSGKVIKQDCDLCHDEPN; the protein is encoded by the coding sequence ATGGCTGCAGATGAAATCAACAAACCGGAGACATTCAAAGAATACGACAGAGGCCCATGGAGTTTCATAATCCGTGGCATGTGGCGGTCACCGCTCGGCCTGATGGGGGTTACCCTGACAACCGTCAGTATCACCCTGATGGTGATCGGGCTCATCTTCGATATTCTTGGTCTGATCGAGAACCCGTACGCAAATATCTTCACCTACATGATCCTGCCCGGCGGCATGATTACCGGTCTGGTCCTGATCCCGGTAGCGGGTTTTTTAAGACGCCGGCAGTGGCATAAGTTCGGTATTCCCCGCGAGCATCTGCACCTTGACTTAAGTGATCATAAACACCGCAAGTTCATGATCATCTTCATCGTCCTGACCGTAATCAATGTCTGTGTTCTCGGGATCATCGGCTATGAAGGGTATCACTTCACCGACTCTCCGTATTTCTGCGGCGTTGTCTGCCATCAGGTCATGGCTCCGGAATACACCGCCTATCAGCGGTCGGCGCACTCCAATGTGGCCTGTGTTGAATGCCATATCGGTTCCGGCGCCCAGTGGTTTGTCCGGGCCAAGCTCTCGGGTTTGCGCCAGGTCGTGGCGGTTCTTACCGACAGCTACAGCAGGCCGATTCCGGCTCCGGTAGAGCATCTGCGACCGGCCCGGGACACCTGTGAAGCATGTCACTGGCCGGAGAAATTCCATGGCAAGAAGGTCAAGAGCTTCAAACATTTCACCAACAGCAACCAGACCAGGCCGGAAGTAAACGAGATCGCCCTGCACATCGGCGGCCGCAATCCCGAGTCGGATGTTTTCGAGGGCATCCACTGGCATGTGTCCAACGCGGTCGAGGTCCAGTATCTGGCGGCAGACGAGCGGAGGACCCAGATCGCCAAGGTCAAGGTCAAGAGGCCGGACGGCACCCAGGATGAGTTCACCAAGGCATCCATCGAACTTCCCGAAGGCAGTGAAGCCAAATGGCGGATCATGGACTGTATCGACTGTCACAACCGGCCGACCCACGTCTATGATATGCCGGATCAGGTGGTTGACTTCGGTCTGCTCAGCAAGAAGATCAACCCTGCAATCAACGGCATCAGGGAAGACAGCATCGCTGCAATCACCACCGAGTACACCACTAGAGATGAGGCCAAGGAGAAGATCGGCTCTCTGCTGATGGAAATGCAGTTCAAGCGCAATGGAGATGCGGTTGAACAGTACCGTGAAGACATCAAGAAGGCCGGTCTTTATCTGACCCAGAAGTATCTCGACAACGTCTGGCCGGAGACCAAGGTCAACTGGGGCACCTACCAGGGTCATCTCGGCCATCAGTATGCCGATGATGGTTTCGGCTGTTTCCGCTGTCATGACGAAGAGCATGAGAACAACAGCGGCAAGGTCATCAAGCAGGATTGCGATCTCTGCCACGACGAGCCGAACTGA
- a CDS encoding MerR family transcriptional regulator: MAVDSNNPIFPISVAAKLLDVHPRTLRIYEEEGLLKPARQGNKRFFSSDDIEWVRCLRKLIHEEGISIPGVKKLLELTPCWEIKNCPAETRNSCTAFVDRTTPCWERAGSLCKQQRNQCDECDVFVGAMREGAARDAV; the protein is encoded by the coding sequence ATGGCAGTTGACAGTAATAACCCAATTTTCCCGATCAGTGTCGCGGCTAAACTTCTTGATGTGCATCCCCGTACCTTGCGAATTTACGAAGAAGAAGGGCTCCTCAAACCCGCGCGACAGGGGAACAAGAGGTTTTTCTCCAGTGATGATATCGAGTGGGTCCGCTGTCTTCGCAAACTGATCCATGAAGAGGGGATCAGTATCCCGGGCGTCAAAAAACTGCTTGAACTGACGCCCTGTTGGGAGATCAAAAATTGTCCGGCCGAGACCAGAAACAGTTGCACCGCATTTGTCGATCGAACGACACCATGCTGGGAGCGGGCCGGGAGTCTCTGCAAGCAGCAGAGAAACCAGTGTGACGAGTGTGATGTCTTTGTTGGAGCAATGCGTGAGGGTGCTGCGAGGGACGCGGTCTAG
- a CDS encoding cytochrome c3 family protein, giving the protein MKNHVLRPLWVVIAAVGLLLLVRAYMVPDDFGVHGSGFTYGFHRLGNIDDWKAEKVQYKGKEYCAECHEENVAANNASKHNIIQCENCHGPAMDHPDNPEKLEIDRSRDLCLRCHALLPYPDSARGRLKGINPQDHNPDSPCAECHNPHKPALEDM; this is encoded by the coding sequence ATGAAAAATCATGTTTTGAGGCCCCTGTGGGTCGTCATCGCGGCCGTAGGCCTGCTCCTGCTCGTCAGGGCCTATATGGTTCCCGACGATTTTGGAGTCCATGGCAGCGGCTTCACTTACGGTTTTCACCGTCTCGGCAATATCGACGACTGGAAAGCCGAAAAAGTGCAGTACAAGGGAAAAGAGTATTGCGCCGAGTGCCACGAGGAGAATGTGGCGGCCAACAATGCATCAAAACACAATATCATCCAGTGTGAAAACTGTCATGGGCCGGCCATGGACCATCCGGACAACCCCGAAAAACTCGAGATCGACCGGAGTCGCGATCTCTGCCTCAGATGTCACGCTCTGCTTCCCTATCCGGACAGCGCCAGAGGACGGCTTAAGGGGATCAACCCACAAGACCATAATCCGGATTCGCCCTGTGCAGAATGCCACAATCCCCATAAACCGGCTCTGGAGGACATGTAA